Within Deltaproteobacteria bacterium, the genomic segment GAGGTCGTCGAGGTGCTCGTAGAGGTGGACGTAGCCGTCCTCCAGCAGCGCCGGCACCGTGGTGCTGCGGTTCACCGCCATGCTGAAGATCTCGACGATCGCGCTCTTGCGCGGGAAGCGTCGCTCCTTGCGGTCGAGGCCGGCGCGGCTCCGCAGCAGGTTCACCACGTCCTCCGAGTCGCTGCGGTCGAGGATGGTGAAGCCGGGCTTCATCCCGAGGCGGCGCGCCGTGCGACGCAGCACCGTGTTGGCGAAGGAGTGGAACGTCCCGCCCGCCACGTGCTCGCAGCTGCCGCCGACCAGCATCGACGCGCGCCTGAGCATCTCCTCCGCCGCCTTGCGGGTGAAGGTGAGGAGCAGGATCTGGGCCGGGTTGACGCCCGACTCGACGAGCCGCGCGACGCGGTAGACCAGCGTGCGCGTCTTCCCGCTCCCCGCGCCGGCGACGACCAGCACCGGACCCTCGAGCGTCGTCGCCGCGGCATGCTGCGCCGGGTTCAGCTCGCCCTCGTAGTCGATCCGGTAGCGCCGTTCGGGAGCGTCCGACCGGGGGCGAAGCGTGTAGGTCTCCATCGGCGCCGGGAGCGACTGTAGCGTGCGCGGTCAGGGCCGGCAAACCACCGCCCGCTTCGAGGCCCGTCGCCCTGCGGGGCAACTCCGGTAGAATGTCGCCCGTGCCGCTCCTTTCGCCGCTGACGCCCGACGAGCGCAGCACGTTCCTCGTCGTCGCGCTGTCCGAGAAGAGCCTCATGAAGCTCGTCGGCCGCCTCGGCACCGCACCCCCGGGCACGCGACTCGACCGGCTCGGCACGTGGGACCTCGCGTGGAGCCTGGTCGACTACTACGAGAGCGATCCCGAGGTGGCGGAGACGGTCGACCGGACGCTCCGCAAGGAGCTCGGCGAGTCGCCGCTCGCCGGCGCGGTCGCCGGCGAGGGGGGCGCCAGGGCGGTGGCCGATCTCCTGCTCGAGTCGCGCGACCCGGCGCGCGACCTCGCCTGGGCGCTGCTCGGCACGAGCGCCGAGGGCGCGGGGGAGCTGGCGTCGGCGCTCGTCAAGACGATCATCGCCGAGTTCGACCAGGCCGACGCGCGCGCCCGGGAGACGGAGGAGGCGCACCCGGAAGAGGTCCCGCCCGAGCCGCCGCCCCCTGCCGCCGAGAAGCTCGCCGCCGACGCGGCCAAGGAGGCGGCCCGCGCGCAGCGCGCGCGCGAGCGCACGCTGAAGCGTCTCGGGGGCCTCAAGGAGCGGCTCGTCGAGCTCGAGCGGAGCGTCGCCGCCGCGCGGCGCGAGCTGCGGGAGTCGGAGGAGGGCCGGGCGCGGCTCGAGACGGAGCGCGACCGCCTGCTCGAGGAGCGGGAGGCGCTGCGGGCGCGTCTCCAGTCGGGGACCGCCGGCGAGGTCGCGCGCCTCACGGACGAGCTGGAAGCGACGAAGCGGCGGGCGCGGGCCCTCGACGCGGAGCTGGAGGAGGCGCGCGAGACCGAAGCGACGCTCGCGGCACGGCTGCGCGCGCTCGAGGCGGAGCGCACGGCGCGGCCCTCGGAGGGCGCGGAGGAGCGCGCGCCGGCCACCGGCGCCGGCTGGAGCCTGCCCGTCTTCAGCGACGAGTTTTACGAGTCGATCCGCCGCTGGGACCGCAAGATCGTGCGCAACGCGTTCGAGAAGATCTACCGCCTGGCGGAGGACTGGCGGCACCCGAGCCTGCGCGCCATCCCGCTCGAGGGGCTGCCCGACCATTACCGCATCCGGGTGGCCACCGACGTGCGCCTGATCTACCGGCCGCTCGACGGCGGGCGGGTCGAGATCCTGTCGCTCATCGACCGCGAAGACCTCCAGCGCTACATCCGGCAGGCGAAAAGCCGCTGACGCCCGTCACCCCCGCCGGAGCTCGCCGAGGAGGCTCGCCCAGCCGCGCCGCTCGGCGTCCGGCGCGACCAGGGGCGCGCGACGGCGGCACGCGCGCGCGAGCCGCGCGTAGAAGGCCCGGTCGCGTTCGGCGCGCCCGAGCAGGCGGGTGAGCGCGCGCGTGGCGCCGGCGGGGAAGTAGCCCGGGTGGTCGGCGCCGAGCAGCCCGACCGACCCCGGGATGCGACTCGCCAGCACGGGAACCCCGCTGGCGAGCGCCTCGGAGATCACGTTCGCGCCGCCCTCCATCCTCGACGACAGCACCATGAGCCGGCAGCGGGCGAGGATCGTGCGCGTCTCGCGGTGGGGCCGGTCGCCGAGCCAGCGGTAGCGCGGGTTCCGCTGCATCTCGTCGCGCGCGCGCCGGCGCATGGCCGGTGTCATCGCGCTGCCCACCTGAAGGACCCGGATGCGCGAGTCCGGCGGCAGGCCGCGGGCGGCAAGCGCCGTTCGGAAGGGATCCTTCTCGGCCCTCAGGTGGCCCGGCACACAGACGTCGAAGGTGCCGGCCGCATGCCGGCCGGCGCGCACCGGGAGCGCCGACTGATGGATGACGCGCGCCTTCGGCCGGAGCGCGCGAGGGAGCTCGCGGAGGGCGAGCGGCTGCAGGGCGACGAGCCGCGTCGCGGCCTCGAGGGCGCGCACGGCGGTGCGGCTCCGGTGGATGTCGCGGTAGACGTCGGTACCCGTCAGGGCGACGATCAGCGGCGCCGCGGGACGGCGTGCCCGGAAGCCGAGGGCCGCGGCGGCGCTCTTGCGCGCGTGGAGCGCGATCAGGAGGTCGGGCGGCCGCCCCCGGAAGGCCTCCCGGACGGCGACCCGGTGTCCGAGGCTCCGCAGGATGCGTGCCCAGCGCAGCGCCGTCACGCGGTTTCCGTGCCGCGTGCCGGCGCGCGCGGGACACACGATGAGGATCCGCATGCCGGGCCACGATTCTACTGCAAGCGACGTCGCCCCACCCCCCTGGCGAGGGATGGCCAGTGTGTTAGGGAGCCCAAAGAGCTTGGCGCACCACGGAAGCGGCCAGAACGACGGCGCCGCCGCGCGGCTGATCGCGTGGCACCGCGACGCGCGCGCGCGCACGCTCGCGCTCGTGGCGGGGCTCAGCGACGCGCAGCTGATGGGCCCTCGGCTGCCGATCGTCAACCCGCTGCGCTGGGAGGTCGGGCACGTCGGCTGGTTCCAGGAGTACTGGGCCCTCCGGCACGCCCGCGACGAGGCGCCGCTCCGCGCCGATGGCGACCGGCTCTACGACTCGGCCCGCGTCGCACACGACACGCGGTGGGACCTGCCCCTGCCGTCCATGGCCGAGACGCTCGGCTACCTCGACGCCGTCCTCGCGCGCGCCGTCGAGCGCCTCGCGGCGCGCGAGCCGTCGCCCGCGGAGCGGTACTTCCACCTCCTCACCGTCTCCCACGAGGACATGCACGACGAGGCCTTCACCTACACCCGGCAGACGCTCGCCTACCCGCCGCCGCGCCTCCCGGCGGTAGCGCCGCCGAGCGGCGGAGGCGCGCTCGCCGGCGACGTCCGGATTCCCGGCGGGACCTTCCGGCTCGGGGCGAGCCCCGACCTCCCCTTCATCTTCGACAACGAGAAGTGGGCCCATCCCGTCGAGCTCGAGCCCTTCGCGATCGCGCGCGCGGCGGTGACCAACGCCGCGTTCGCCGCCTTCGTCGAGGACGGCGGCTATCGCCGCCGCGAGCTCTGGTCCGACGCCGGGTGGGCCTGGCGCTGCACGGTCGACGCCGAGCACCCCGTCTATTGGAGGCGTGCCGCGGGCGGCGGCTGGGAGCGCCGCCACTTCGACCGCTGGCTCCCGCTCGAGCCGCATCACTCGGTGCTCTTCGTCAGCTGGTACGAGGCCGATGCGTACTGTCGCTGGGCGGCGCGCCGTCTCCCAACGGAAGCGGAATGGGAGGCGGCCGCCGCCGCCGAGCCGACGCCCGACGGCCGCGGGCTTTCCACTCGCAAGCGGCTCTACCCGTGGGGCGACGAGCCACCGACGCAGGAGCGGGCCAACCTCGACGGCCACGCGCTCGGCTGTGTCGACGTCGGTGCGCTGCCCGCCGGCGACAGCGCGTTCGGATGCCGGCAGATGCTCGGCAACGTCTGGGAGTGGACCGCCACGGACTTCCTGCCCTATCCCGGCTTCGTCCTCGATCCGTACCAGGAGTACTCGGAGCCCTGGTTCGGCACGCACAAGGTGCTGCGCGGCGGCTGCTGGGCGACGCGCGCGCGCCTGCTGCGCAACACGTGGCGGAACTTCTACACCCCGGACCGGCGCGACGTCTTCGCCGGCTTCCGCACCTGCGCGCGCTAGGAGCGCGACCCAAGACTTCTTGGGTCGCGAACCGGACGCGAGGGTGTTCCGTCGGGATCACGCCCGACTGTCCTGCCGCGGCTGGCGAAGCCAGCGCGGCAGACGAACACGCGCGTTTCCACGGCCGCCGCAGACCGGCCCAATCGCCAACCGGTACGCATCAGCGCCGCGAGACCTCTGGAACGGCGCGTGTCCGTTCTGCCGCGCTGGCTTCGCCAGCCGCGGCACGGCGGTCGCGCGTGCCGCGAGCGCCACATGCTCGCGTCCGTGCCCGCGACCCAAGAAGTCTTGGGTCGCGCTCCTAGGCTTCGAGCACGGCTTCGTCGATAGTGACACTCGAACGGCCGTGGCATAGTGTCGGGCAGGAGGAGGGGGACCATGCGTGAAGCCGTCGTCGTCGATGCCGTCCGGACGCCCCTCGGCAAAGGGCATCCGGAGAAGGGCCTCTTCAAGGACGTGCGCGCCGACGATCTGGCCGTCGTGTGCGTCCGCGCGCTGCTCGCCCGGCGGCGCTTCGATCCGGCGCTCATCGAGGACGTGATCTTCGGCTGCGCCAACCAGCAGGGCGAGCAGGGCCTGAACGTGGCGCGCATGATCGGGCTGCTGGCCGGGCTGCCGATCGAGGTCGCGGGCACGACGGTCGACCGCCAGTGCGGCTCGAGCCTGCAGGCAATCAACTTCGGCGCCCACGCGATCATGACCGGCAACGCCGACGTCGTGCTCGCGGGCGGCGTGGAGCACATGGGCCACGTCCCGATGGGCAAGGGCGCCGATCCGAACCAGAAGCTCTTCGACCGCTTTCCGCCGGCGATGATGTTCATGGGACAGACGGCGGAGATCCTGGCGGAGCGCAAGCGCATCACGCGCGAAGATTCCGATCGCTTCGCGCTCCGCTCGAACCAGCGCGCGGTGGCCGCGCACGAGCAAGGGCGCTTCCGGGACGAGCTCGTGCCCGTGCCGCTGCCGGGCGGCGGCACGGCCGACCGCGATCAGGGCCCGCGCGCCGACACTTCGCTCGAGAAGCTCGCCGCGCTCCAACCCTCCTTCCAGGAGGGCGGGCAGGTGACGGCGGGAAACTCGTCGCAGATCAGCGACGGGGCGGCGGCGGTGCTCCTCATGAGCCGCGAGCGCGCCCGGGACCTCGGCTTGCAGCCGCTCGCCACGGTGCGGGCCACCGCGGTCGCCGGCGTCGACCCCGAGATCATGGGCTGGGGGCCCGTGCCGGCGAGCCAGAAGGCGCTCCGGCGGGCCGGCCTCACGATGGAGCAGATGGACCTGGCGGAGATCAACGAGGCGTTCGCTTGCCAGGTGCTCGCCTGTGCCCGTGCCCTCGAGATCCCGGAGGAGAAGCTCAACGTCAACGGCGGCGCCGTCGCGCTCGGCCATCCGCTCGGGTGTAGCGGCGCCCGCCTCGCGGCAACGCTCCTGCACGAGCTCAAGCGCCGCCAGGGCCGCTTCGGGCTGGCCACCATGTGCATCGGCTTCGGGCAGGGCATCGCGACGATCTTCGAGCGCGCGTGACCCCGCCGCTCGAGCTCGACCTCCGCGGCGTCAAGTGTCCGCTCAGCTGGGCGAAGGCGAAAGTCCGTCTCGAGGCGCTCCCCCGTGGCGCCGAGCTCGACCTCCTGCTCGACGACCCACAGGCCGTACGCGACATCCCGCGCGCCGCCGAGGCGGCCGGCCATCACGTCGTCGCGGTGGCCCACGAAACCGAACGC encodes:
- a CDS encoding sulfurtransferase TusA family protein: MHRLRAGHRDDLRARVTPPLELDLRGVKCPLSWAKAKVRLEALPRGAELDLLLDDPQAVRDIPRAAEAAGHHVVAVAHETERWRIRIEA
- a CDS encoding thiolase family protein, translated to MREAVVVDAVRTPLGKGHPEKGLFKDVRADDLAVVCVRALLARRRFDPALIEDVIFGCANQQGEQGLNVARMIGLLAGLPIEVAGTTVDRQCGSSLQAINFGAHAIMTGNADVVLAGGVEHMGHVPMGKGADPNQKLFDRFPPAMMFMGQTAEILAERKRITREDSDRFALRSNQRAVAAHEQGRFRDELVPVPLPGGGTADRDQGPRADTSLEKLAALQPSFQEGGQVTAGNSSQISDGAAAVLLMSRERARDLGLQPLATVRATAVAGVDPEIMGWGPVPASQKALRRAGLTMEQMDLAEINEAFACQVLACARALEIPEEKLNVNGGAVALGHPLGCSGARLAATLLHELKRRQGRFGLATMCIGFGQGIATIFERA
- the egtB gene encoding ergothioneine biosynthesis protein EgtB is translated as MASVLGSPKSLAHHGSGQNDGAAARLIAWHRDARARTLALVAGLSDAQLMGPRLPIVNPLRWEVGHVGWFQEYWALRHARDEAPLRADGDRLYDSARVAHDTRWDLPLPSMAETLGYLDAVLARAVERLAAREPSPAERYFHLLTVSHEDMHDEAFTYTRQTLAYPPPRLPAVAPPSGGGALAGDVRIPGGTFRLGASPDLPFIFDNEKWAHPVELEPFAIARAAVTNAAFAAFVEDGGYRRRELWSDAGWAWRCTVDAEHPVYWRRAAGGGWERRHFDRWLPLEPHHSVLFVSWYEADAYCRWAARRLPTEAEWEAAAAAEPTPDGRGLSTRKRLYPWGDEPPTQERANLDGHALGCVDVGALPAGDSAFGCRQMLGNVWEWTATDFLPYPGFVLDPYQEYSEPWFGTHKVLRGGCWATRARLLRNTWRNFYTPDRRDVFAGFRTCAR
- a CDS encoding TIGR04348 family glycosyltransferase encodes the protein MRILIVCPARAGTRHGNRVTALRWARILRSLGHRVAVREAFRGRPPDLLIALHARKSAAAALGFRARRPAAPLIVALTGTDVYRDIHRSRTAVRALEAATRLVALQPLALRELPRALRPKARVIHQSALPVRAGRHAAGTFDVCVPGHLRAEKDPFRTALAARGLPPDSRIRVLQVGSAMTPAMRRRARDEMQRNPRYRWLGDRPHRETRTILARCRLMVLSSRMEGGANVISEALASGVPVLASRIPGSVGLLGADHPGYFPAGATRALTRLLGRAERDRAFYARLARACRRRAPLVAPDAERRGWASLLGELRRG